The Nostoc sp. 'Peltigera membranacea cyanobiont' N6 genome contains the following window.
GAACAAGTGGTTGGTAATGAGATATGCGATGTTTGGCAACAAGCCGCTCTGTATCTACGCATCCTCTATAAATATACTTTTTCAGCAACTTACCCACAATCGAAATACCTTGCTCAATTTCCTCTGGCGGGAGACAGAAAGTTAGACGCATCGCTGGATAACCCTGCTTATCGGGGAAAAACGCCGAACCGCACGCCAAGTATACATTTTGTGCAAAAGCTTCCTTACGAATTGTCCCAATCGGAATATCATCTGGTAACTGTACCCAGAGAAACAATCCACCCGTGGGAACTGTCCACCGGATTTCTTCAGGAAAATAACGCTCCAAAGCTTGCAACATAGTATTACGACTTTGCAGATTATCTGTGCGAAGTCGGCTGAGGTGACGGCGGTAATGTCCTGAAGCGAGATATTCGCTAACTATTGTTTGCGAAATACTGGATGTGTGCAAGTCGTGGAGTAACTTCCGCTCAATAATTGCTTGATAATGCTTACCTGTAACTACCATATAGCCAACTCGTAAACCAGGCATTAAAGTTTTAGAAAAAGTACTTAAATAAGTTACCAAATTATTTTTATCTAAAGCTTTAATTGGTGCTGGCACTGCATCAAAATTTATTCCTTCATAAGCATTATCTTCCAAAATATGACACTCATATTTTTCAGCTAATGCTAGTAATTGTTGGCGATGATTTTGTGTTGTCGTCAATCCAGTCGGATTGTGAAAAGTACTAATAGTATAAATTAATTTCGGGCGGTGGCTGTGGAGATATTGCTCTAATAAATCTAAATTCATCCCCTCCGCAGTCATGGGAATGCCAATAATCTTGGCTCCTAAGTTTTCTAAGATAGAAATTGCACCGTAATAAGTCGGTGCTTCCACAATCACCCAATCACCAGGTTGGACATAATAATTCATCGCTAATGACAACCCTTGCTGAGAGCCATTAGTAATAATTAAATCCTCTGGAAAAACCTCTAATCCTTGATGTACTAACATTTGAGCAATTTGTCTGCACAGAGTTAGTTGTCCTTGAGGCATTTCATGGGGAAAGAAAATATCAGCATCATCTTGTCTTAGCGCTCGTCTAGCAATGAGGTTAATATCTTTTGGTGGACGAGGATAACCATAGCCAAAATTAATCATTCCTGGCTGTGTTTGTGCTTGCACCAGTGGAGTGTACATATCATAAAAAGAACACTTTTCTGGTTTTGTAATTATGACATTTTGGGCTGGAGCAAATTTAGATTCTAAGTTGGCACTCTTAAGAGAAATGCTGCTGACAAAATATCCTGAACCTTGCCGAGCAGAAACAATCCCATCTGCTTCTAAAACGTTATATGCTTCTATAACCGTAAGTTTATTAACTTGTAAAGTGTCTGCCAGAGAGCGGATAGAAGGGAGGCGATCGCCATTTTTGAGTGCGCCAGATTTAATCAGATGACTGATGCGTTAGCGTAGCTCGCCGTAGGCATCGCGGATCTGTAAATAAATCGGTTTGTGTGACTGCCGTTCTAATAAAATGTTCATTTTGGCGCACTCGTCAATGACTAAATAATCATCAATACTGGCAATATAAACTATTTCTACCAACTTTACCTAGTACAGTTGAGAGTTTTTTGACTATACCAGTTGAAATGCAGCTTAACTGTACTAGATCAAATCTACCAAAACTGTACCTTCTCAGTTGCCAATTATTACGTGAAAGTAAAAGTAATAGTTCACTGTCGATCGGGTATTTTCACTATGAATAAATTTAATTTTTTGTTAAATTTACGAAAATATTGGCAACATTTTGTTATTTGGGTAGCAAGTGGCTCTGACCTCCAAGTGTGGCAGGAGTCAGACTGGCATGGTAACATTTCTTGTTGGCACGCCTACGATCCAATTACAGGGCGCTCTGCCTGTTTTGGTTCTGAAGAAGAAATACGAATTTGGATTGACAAGTGTTATTACAGATAAAATAATTTGCTAATCAATATGACAAATAGGCACTTCAGGACAATCGGAGACAATTCACTAGGACTTACGCAAAAACTCTCTGAAACTCTTATTTCTTTGTGTCCTTTGCGTCCTTTGCGGTTCGTTTTTTCATGACTTTGCATAAGTCCTGTTAAAAAAGTACTAGGAAACTTTACCAAATCCGCCTCCTCCAGGAGTTTCTATCACAAAAACATCCCCAGTCTTCATCTCTACTGTTGCTGTGCTGTCTAAATTCTCTTCAATTCCATTCTGACGTTGTATCCAGTTGCGTCCGACAATTCCGGCTTCCCCACCATTTAATCCAAAAGGAGGGATAATCCGATGTCCAGAGAGAATATTAGCTGTCATGGGTTCTAAAAAACGGATGCGGCGAACAACTCCATTCCCACCGGAATATTTTCCTTTACCACCGCTATCGGGACGAAGAATAAAGCTTTCTAAAAGTACAGGATAACGGGTTTCTAAAACTTCAGGATCGGTCAAGCGGGAGTTAGTCATGTGAGAATGAACGCCATCAGTTCCATCAAAATCAATTCCTGCTCCAGAACCGCCGCAGATAGTTTCATAATATTGATATTGCTCATTCCCAAAAGTGAAATTATTCATCGTCCCTTGAGAAGCAGCCATGACACCCAAAGCGCCATATAAAGCATCAACAATAGTTTGAGAAGTTTCTACATTACCCGCGACTACTGCGGCTGGATAGGTTGGGTTGAGCATACAACCAACCGGGATAATAATTTCTAGAGGATTAAGACACCCGGCATTGAGAGGAATATTATCATCAACCAAAGTCCGAAAGACATATAAGACTGCTGCTTGAGTTACAGCTTTAGGAGCATTAAAATTACTATTTAGTTGTTGAGAAGTTCCAGTAAAATCGATGGTTGCACTGCGGCTTTCTTGATGAATTGTAACTTTTACTTTAATTATTGCTCCATTATCCATTTCATAAATAAATGAGCCATCCTTGAGAACTGCGATCGCACGTCTCACAGACTCTTCAGCATTAGCTTGCACAAATGTCATATAAGCTTGAACAGAATCAATTCCGTATTGTGCAACCATTTTAGAAAGTTCTTTAACTCCCCGTTCATTTGCAGCAATTTGGGCTTTGAAATCGGCTAGATTTTGGTCAGGTTTACGAGCAGGATAAGTATGATTTGAGAGGTGCTGTCTGACTACGGTTTCTCGAAAATTTCCCTCTTCAACTAAGAGAAAATTATCAAAAAGAATTCCTTCTTCTTCTACTGTGGTGCTGTGAGGAGGCATTGAACCGGGGGTAATTCCACCAATATCTGCTTGGTGTCCGCGAGAAGCAACGTAGAATAGTGCAGAATTTTCTCCACTTTCTAGAAAAACAGGGGTAATTGCAGTTACGTCAGGAAGATGTGTACCGCCGTTATAGGGATTATTTGATAGATAGACATTTCCCGGTTTTAGGGTATCACCTTTATCATTAATTAAACTGCGGACACTTTCGCTCATTGAGCCTAAATGTACAGGAATATGGGGGGCGTTAGCAACTAGTAATCCAGAAGAATCAAAGATCGCGCAGGAGAAATCTAACCTTTCTTTGATATTGACAGATGTTGCTGTATTTTGGAGAATAATCCCCATTTGCTCGGCGATAAATTGATAGAGATTTTTGAATATTTCTAAGCGAACGGGATCGGGTTGAGATGTTGTGTACATTTTAATTCCTATTTATTTAAATTCAATGAATTGCTCGATATTTGCTCATGTAACTTAGGTTAAGTAGAGTGCAACCCAACACAAAACTTGATGAATGTTGGGTGTCACTTCACACTGCTCCCCGATGCAAGCTACAACTCAATCTACCAATTCGGGTAGTTTTCAACTCAAAAATGTGTTGAGATTATCATGTTCTCGACCTATAAACCTCATACATTAAGAGGCTACCTGCGACAGCAAGATTGAGAGAATCAACCGCACCTACCATCGGAATCCGAACAAGATGCTGGCATAAGTCTCGCTGTTCTGGAGTTAAACCTTGGCGCTCCTCACCGAGGAAAAGAAGAGTAGAATTGGGATAATTAAACTGATGAAATTCAGCTATTCCATCTGGTGAAGCACCGATGACAGGACAGCAGTGGTTGCGTACCCAATGACGGAGCGCAGAGAAGCTTGTCCGTACAAACTTCTGGTTAAAAAGCGAACCCATAGATGCGCGAATAACATCAGGAGCAAAGGGATCTATGCTTTCTTTGATGAAGATAAACCCAGCACCTCCAACAGCTTCTGATGTGCGAATCAAGGTTCCGAGGTTTCCTGGTGAGCGAACAGTTTCAACAGCCACCCAGCACAAACTAGGTTGTGGCGAAACATCACCCAGCTTGAACCAACGCTGACGAACAATTGCACCAACACCAGAAGCACGTTCACTCTGGGAAACACGTCGAAACTGTTCGGGTGTAAGGCTGATGCAAGGAACCCCAGAACGCCGAGATTGCCGAACTAACTTCCGTGCTAGAGGTGCTGTGAGCAGTTTCTCACTAAATGCGATCGCCGAAATCTCAAAACCGTTGTCAATTACCTTGACAAAGTTACGCACACCCTCGATGTAAAACAGTCCAGAGGCGTTCCGATATGCGCGGTCAAATTGGAGCCTTTTAATCTCGGTTAGTGTAGCCTCAACGTCTAACCGTTCATGGCTGGAACTATTAACACCAGCCATCCTCCTTTAGCAGAGCTACTTGGCTCTCTACATAGAAAATTTGAATTAGCATGAGATATTGCGGAAACTATACCGCAGACATCAACTTCATTGCTATAAATCTTAGCACACGCTTATTCTAAGTCGGTAGATACTTGAGATTTTATTTTAA
Protein-coding sequences here:
- a CDS encoding aminotransferase-like domain-containing protein, with the protein product MYTPLVQAQTQPGMINFGYGYPRPPKDINLIARRALRQDDADIFFPHEMPQGQLTLCRQIAQMLVHQGLEVFPEDLIITNGSQQGLSLAMNYYVQPGDWVIVEAPTYYGAISILENLGAKIIGIPMTAEGMNLDLLEQYLHSHRPKLIYTISTFHNPTGLTTTQNHRQQLLALAEKYECHILEDNAYEGINFDAVPAPIKALDKNNLVTYLSTFSKTLMPGLRVGYMVVTGKHYQAIIERKLLHDLHTSSISQTIVSEYLASGHYRRHLSRLRTDNLQSRNTMLQALERYFPEEIRWTVPTGGLFLWVQLPDDIPIGTIRKEAFAQNVYLACGSAFFPDKQGYPAMRLTFCLPPEEIEQGISIVGKLLKKYIYRGCVDTERLVAKHRISHYQPLVRSS
- a CDS encoding hydantoinase B/oxoprolinase family protein, translating into MYTTSQPDPVRLEIFKNLYQFIAEQMGIILQNTATSVNIKERLDFSCAIFDSSGLLVANAPHIPVHLGSMSESVRSLINDKGDTLKPGNVYLSNNPYNGGTHLPDVTAITPVFLESGENSALFYVASRGHQADIGGITPGSMPPHSTTVEEEGILFDNFLLVEEGNFRETVVRQHLSNHTYPARKPDQNLADFKAQIAANERGVKELSKMVAQYGIDSVQAYMTFVQANAEESVRRAIAVLKDGSFIYEMDNGAIIKVKVTIHQESRSATIDFTGTSQQLNSNFNAPKAVTQAAVLYVFRTLVDDNIPLNAGCLNPLEIIIPVGCMLNPTYPAAVVAGNVETSQTIVDALYGALGVMAASQGTMNNFTFGNEQYQYYETICGGSGAGIDFDGTDGVHSHMTNSRLTDPEVLETRYPVLLESFILRPDSGGKGKYSGGNGVVRRIRFLEPMTANILSGHRIIPPFGLNGGEAGIVGRNWIQRQNGIEENLDSTATVEMKTGDVFVIETPGGGGFGKVS
- a CDS encoding TrmH family RNA methyltransferase; this encodes MAGVNSSSHERLDVEATLTEIKRLQFDRAYRNASGLFYIEGVRNFVKVIDNGFEISAIAFSEKLLTAPLARKLVRQSRRSGVPCISLTPEQFRRVSQSERASGVGAIVRQRWFKLGDVSPQPSLCWVAVETVRSPGNLGTLIRTSEAVGGAGFIFIKESIDPFAPDVIRASMGSLFNQKFVRTSFSALRHWVRNHCCPVIGASPDGIAEFHQFNYPNSTLLFLGEERQGLTPEQRDLCQHLVRIPMVGAVDSLNLAVAGSLLMYEVYRSRT